One Xiphophorus hellerii strain 12219 chromosome 1, Xiphophorus_hellerii-4.1, whole genome shotgun sequence DNA segment encodes these proteins:
- the LOC116717609 gene encoding P2Y purinoceptor 1-like, producing MNTSTCTQPNKKLFEHTILPALYILVFVVGLVLNVWGMKSLMHNWKKLWSINILVLNLGLADMLYLLNLPFLVMYYLQGNKWIFGDEFCLVTRFCFNLNLYGSIGFLTCISVYRYLAVVHPMRVMGKLTTTHSVVISVIIWILVSVQSLPDMFFPKTYPNGSKCFDTTSYEHIESYLDYTIAWTFVGFCIPFVTIVGCYGHVTVVICRSNMMKKDQKRQILKLMAIVILLFSLCYAPYHIFKNLSLYSRVLRKQRTCPEWDSAVFIARQVTRGLVSLHNALNPLVYLCLYEEMVSQFRQLLRGGHQIFSCRFKSKSSSVPVSQAEQEAGSDL from the coding sequence ATGAATACATCCACCTGCACTCAACCCaataagaaattatttgaaCATACAATCCTACCTGCTCTCTACATCTTGGTGTTTGTTGTTGGATTGGTCCTGAATGTATGGGGAATGAAGTCTCTGATGCACAACTGGAAGAAACTTTGGAGTATTAACATTCTTGTTCTCAACCTTGGACTAGCAGACATGTTGTATTTGCTGAATCTCCCTTTTCTCGTCATGTACTACCTTCAAGGAAACAAATGGATCTTTGGAGATGAATTCTGCTTGGTAACAAGATTCTGCTTCAACCTGAATTTATACGGCAGCATCGGGTTCCTCACCTGCATAAGTGTGTACCGGTACCTGGCTGTTGTCCATCCAATGAGAGTGATGGGAAAATTAACTACGACTCACTCTGTGGTCATCTCGGTAATTATTTGGATTCTGGTGAGTGTTCAGAGTCTTCCAGACATGTTCTTCCCAAAAACATATCCAAACGGATCAAAGTGCTTTGACACCACCTCTTATGAACATATTGAGAGTTACCTGGATTACACCATCGCATGGACATTCGTTGGATTCTGCATCCCTTTTGTCACCATTGTAGGTTGCTATGGACATGTGACTGTTGTTATCTGCCGTTCAAATATGATGAAAAAAGACCAGAAACGACAAATCTTAAAACTGATGGCTATAGTGATTCTTCTGTTCTCGCTTTGTTATGCGCCATACCACATTTTCAAGAACCTCAGCCTGTATTCCAGAGTTCTGCGTAAGCAGAGGACATGCCCAGAATGGGATTCTGCAGTCTTTATTGCCCGCCAGGTAACCCGTGGTCTTGTGAGCCTACACAATGCTCTTAACCCGCTGGTTTACCTGTGTCTATATGAGGAAATGGTTTCTCAGTTCAGGCAGCTGCTGAGGGGGGGCCACCAGATTTTCAGTTGTCGTTTCAAGTCAAAATCCAGCTCTGTGCCGGTATCACAGGCTGAGCAAGAAGCTGGAAGTGATTTATGA
- the LOC116717596 gene encoding P2Y purinoceptor 1-like, which yields MNKTHCPQPDKKVFEHTVLPTLYILVFAVGLVLNVWGMKSLLHNWKKLRRINILVLNLGLADILYLLTLPFLVVYYLEGSKWIFGEGFCKATRFSFNLNLYGSIGFLTCISVYRYLAVVHPMRMMGRLTTTHSVVISAVVWILVSVQSLPDMFYQKTYPNISKCFDTTSDEHIKRYLDYSLTWTFFGFCIPFAIILGCYGHVTVVVCRSNKMKKDMKRRFLKFMVFMILLFSICYAPYHIFKNLSLYSRTLSNENQCPQWDSGVFIARQTSRGLVSLNSALNPLVYLHVNEDMGVQFTQLLQRCSQSFSCLLESKSRSVPVPQTEQEADSPL from the coding sequence atgaataaaactcaCTGTCCTCAACCGGATAAGAAAGTTTTCGAACATACAGTCCTGCCTACTCTTTACATCTTGGTATTTGCTGTTGGACTGGTCCTGAATGTATGGGGAATGAAGTCTTTGCTGCATAACTGGAAGAAACTTCGGCGTATAAACATTCTTGTTCTTAACCTTGGACTAGCAGACATTTTATATCTGCTGACACTCCCCTTTCTCGTCGTGTACTACCTTGAAGGAAGCAAATGGATCTTTGGAGAAGGATTCTGCAAGGCAACAAGATTCTCTTTCAACTTGAATTTATACGGCAGCATCGGGTTCCTCACCTGTATAAGTGTGTACCGGTACCTGGCTGTTGTCCATCCAATGAGAATGATGGGGAGATTAACTACGACTCACTCTGTGGTCATCTCAGCCGTGGTTTGGATTCTGGTGAGTGTTCAAAGTCTTCCAGACATGTTCTACCAAAAAACATATCCAAACATATCAAAATGCTTTGACACCACCTCTGATGAACATATTAAGCGTTATCTGGATTACAGCCTCACCTGGACCTTCTTTGGATTCTGCATTCCTTTCGCCATCATTCTGGGCTGCTATGGACATGTGACTGTTGTTGTCTGCCgctcaaataaaatgaagaaggACATGAAACGACGATTCTTGAAGTTTATGGTTTTTATGATTCTTCTCTTTTCAATTTGTTATGCGCCCTACCATATTTTCAAGAACCTCAGCCTGTATTCCAGAACCCTGAGTAATGAGAATCAATGCCCTCAGTGGGACTCTGGAGTCTTTATTGCCCGTCAGACAAGTCGAGGTCTCGTGAGCCTGAACAGTGCTCTCAACCCGCTGGTTTACCTCCATGTAAACGAGGATATGGGTGTTCAGTtcacacagctgctgcaaaGATGTTCACAGAGTTTCAGTTGTTTGTTGGAGTCCAAATCCAGGTCTGTACCGGTACCACAGACTGAACAAGAAGCTGACAGTCCTCTATGA
- the LOC116717617 gene encoding P2Y purinoceptor 1-like encodes MNTSTCTQPNKKLFEHTILPALYILVFVVGLVLNVWGMKSLLHNWKKLRSINILVLNLGLADILYLLNLPFLIVYYFKGNKWIFGDGFCKVTRFCYNLNLYGSIGFLTCISAYRYLAVVHPMRVMGRLTTTDSVVISVIIWILVSVQSIPDMFYPKTYPNGSKCFDTTSYEHIESYLDYTIAWTFVGFCIPFVTFVGCYGHVTVVICRSDMMKKTQKRQILKLMALVILLFSLCYAPYHIFKYLSLYSRVLRKQRTCPKWDSGVFIARQVTRGLVSLHNALNPLVYLCLYEEMVSQFRQLLRGGHQIFSRRFKSKSSSVPVSQAEQEAGSDL; translated from the exons ATGAATACATCCACCTGCACTCAACCCaataagaaattatttgaaCATACAATCCTGCCTGCTCTCTACATCTTGGTGTTTGTTGTTGGATTGGTCCTGAATGTATGGGGAATGAAGTCTTTGCTTCACAACTGGAAGAAACTTCGGAGTATTAATATTCTTGTTCTCAACCTTGGACTAGCAGACATTTTGTATCTGCTGAATCTCCCCTTTCTCATCGTTTACTACTTTAAAGGAAACAAATGGATCTTTGGAGATGGATTCTGCAAGGTAACAAGATTCTGCTACAACCTTAATTTATACGGCAGCATCGGGTTCCTCACCTGTATAAGTGCGTACCGGTACCTGGCTGTTGTCCATCCAATGAGAGTGATGGGGAGATTAACTACGACTGACTCTGTGGTCATCTCGGTAATTATTTGGATTCTGGTGAGTGTTCAGAGTATTCCAGACATGTTCTATCCAAAAACATATCCAAACGGATCAAAATGCTTTGACACCACCTCTTATGAACATATTGAGAGTTACCTGGATTATACCATCGCATGGACATTCGTTGGATTCTGCATCCCTTTTGTCACTTTTGTAGGTTGCTATGGACATGTGACTGTTGTTATCTGCCGTTCAGATATgatgaaaaaaacccagaaacgACAAATCTTAAAACTGATGGCTCTAGTGATTCTTCTCTTCTCGCTTTGTTATGCGCCCTACCATATTTTCAAGTACCTCAGCCTGTATTCCAGAGTTCTGCGTAAGCAGAGAACATGCCCCAAATGGGACTCTGGAGTCTTTATTGCCCGCCAGGTAACCCGTGGTCTTGTGAGCCTACACAATGCTCTTAACCCGCTGGTTTACCTGTGTCTATATGAGGAAATGGTTTCTCAGTTCAGGCAGCTGCTGAGGGGGGGGCACCAGATTTTCAGTCGTCGTTTCAAGTCAAAATCCAGCTCCGTGCCGGTATCACAGGCTGAGCAAGAAGCTGGAAGtgattt ATGA
- the LOC116717588 gene encoding P2Y purinoceptor 1-like, translated as MNTTNCITRHMDLFENKVLPALYIFVFAVGLLLNVWGIKSLLHNWKKLRIVNILVLNLGLADMLYLLTLPFLIVYYLKGSKWTFGVPFCKITRFCSKLNLYGSIGFLTCISVYRFLGVVHPIRVKGRLTSTHSVVISVLVWIFVSAQSFPDMLFPKHSENMTGQCYDTTDLKNVERYLHYSLCWTFIGFFIPFVVTVGCYGHVTLVVCRSNTVKKHRKQQILKLMVLLLFLFSFCYAPYHVFKNMTLYARVQFTRDICPTWNSEVFIAHQASRGLVSLNSALNPLVYLNVNKDMTVQLKQLLDQGSQSFRRLFESRSSSVPVPQSEEEAVSSF; from the coding sequence ATGAATACAACCAACTGCATAACCAGACACATGGACTTATTTGAGAATAAAGTGCTGCCTgctctttacatttttgtattcgCTGTTGGACTGCTGCTGAATGTATGGGGAATTAAGTCTTTGCTGCACAACTGGAAGAAACTGCGGATTGTTAACATTCTTGTTCTTAACCTTGGACTAGCAGATATGTTGTATCTGCTGACACTCCCCTTTCTGATTGTGTACTATCTTAAAGGAAGCAAATGGACCTTTGGAGTACCTTTCTGCAAGATAACAAGATTCTGCTCTAAACTGAATTTATATGGGAGTATCGGATTCCTCACCTGTATAAGTGTGTACCGATTCCTGGGTGTTGTCCATccaatcagagtaaaggggagACTGACTTCAACTCACTCTGTAGTCATCTCAGTCCTGGTGTGGATTTTTGTAAGTGCTCAAAGTTTTCCAGACATGTTGTTCCCCAAACATTCAGAGAACATGACTGGACAATGTTATGATACAactgatttgaaaaatgtggagaGATACCTGCACTACAGCCTCTGCTGGACGTTCATCGGATTCTTCATCCCGTTCGTCGTCACCGTGGGCTGCTATGGACATGTGACTCTTGTTGTCTGCCGCTCAAATACGGTGAAAAAGCATCGGAAACAACAAATCTTAAAACTGAtggttttattgctttttctcTTCTCATTTTGTTATGCGCCCTACCATGTATTCAAGAACATGACCCTGTATGCCAGAGTTCAGTTTACCAGGGATATTTGCCCCACGTGGAATTCTGAAGTTTTCATTGCACATCAGGCAAGTCGTGGTCTCGTGAGCCTGAACAGTGCTCTTAATCCGCTGGTTTACTTAAATGTAAATAAGGATATGACTGTTCAGTTGAAGCAGCTGTTGGATCAAGGCTCACAGAGTTTCAGACGTTTGTTCGAGTCCAGATCCAGTTCTGTGCCGGTGCCACAGAGTGAAGAAGAAGCTGTCAgttctttttaa
- the LOC116717631 gene encoding P2Y purinoceptor 1-like: protein MNTSTCTPLNKKLFEHTILPALYILVFVVGLVLNVWGMKSLLHNWKKLRSINILVLNLGLADMLYLLNLPFLVMYYLQGNKWIFGDEFCKVTRFCYNLNLYGSIGFLTCISVYRYLAVVHPMRVMGKLTTTHSVVISVIIWILVSVQSLPDMFFPKTYPNGSKCFDTTSYEHIESYLDYTIAWTFVGFCIPFVTIVGCYGHVTVVICRSNMMKKDQKRQILKLMALVILLFSLCYAPYHIFKNLSLYSRVLISQTTCPEWDSAVFIAHQVTRGLVSLHNALNPLVYLCLYEEMVSQFRQLLRGGHQIFSRCFKSKSSSVPVSQTAQEAGSDL from the coding sequence ATGAATACATCCACCTGCACTCCACTCaataagaaattatttgaaCATACAATCCTGCCTGCTCTCTACATCTTGGTGTTTGTTGTTGGATTGGTCCTGAATGTATGGGGAATGAAGTCTCTGTTGCACAACTGGAAGAAACTTCGGAGTATTAACATTCTTGTTCTCAACCTTGGACTAGCAGACATGTTGTATTTGCTGAATCTCCCTTTTCTCGTCATGTACTACCTTCAAGGAAACAAATGGATCTTTGGAGATGAATTCTGCAAGGTAACAAGATTCTGCTACAACCTGAATTTATACGGCAGCATCGGGTTCCTCACCTGCATAAGTGTGTACCGGTACCTGGCTGTTGTCCATCCAATGAGAGTGATGGGAAAATTAACTACGACTCACTCTGTGGTCATCTCGGTAATTATTTGGATTCTGGTGAGTGTTCAGAGTCTTCCAGACATGTTCTTCCCAAAAACATATCCAAACGGATCAAAGTGCTTTGACACCACCTCTTATGAACATATTGAGAGTTACCTGGATTACACCATCGCATGGACATTTGTTGGATTCTGCATCCCTTTTGTCACCATCGTAGGTTGCTATGGACATGTGACTGTTGTTATCTGCCGCTCAAATATGATGAAAAAAGACCAGAAACGACAAATCTTAAAACTGATGGCTCTAGTGATTCTTCTGTTCTCGCTTTGTTATGCGCCATACCATATTTTCAAGAACCTCAGCCTGTATTCCAGAGTTCTGATTAGTCAGACGACATGCCCAGAATGGGATTCTGCAGTCTTTATTGCCCACCAGGTGACCCGTGGTCTTGTGAGCCTACACAATGCTCTTAACCCGCTGGTTTACCTGTGTCTATATGAGGAAATGGTTTCTCAATTCCGGCAGCTGCTGAGGGGGGGGCACCAGATTTTCAGTCGTTGTTTCAAGTCGAAATCCAGCTCTGTGCCGGTATCACAGACTGCGCAAGAAGCTGGAAGTGATTTATGA
- the LOC116717638 gene encoding P2Y purinoceptor 1-like: MDPTSCPKVDFTFPLNFLPPVFILVFVFGLIANGCGLASLWRNWRKLGNVNVFILNLGIADILYLLMLPFLIAYYLNERRWIFGEAFCKVTRFCFNLNLYCSIGFLTCISVYRYLAIVHPMKVMGRITVTHSVIISAIVWTLVCLQSLPDMFFPKNSENKTLQCVDTTMTEHVDVYLQYSFIWTVIGFCIPSLITVACYGHVIVLLCYKDNVDKVLKQRSLKLLIILILLFSICYIPYHVLKNLNLWSRVLSKQGICYKWFNGVYIAQRICRGLVCLNSALNPLVYLHVDEDISAQFRQLCQWTRQDANQLSANIQTLSSRTFRNTQANS, from the coding sequence ATGGACCCAACATCTTGTCCTAAAGTCGACTTTACCTTTCCACTGAATTTCCTGCCTCCTGTCTTCATCTTGGTGTTCGTTTTTGGACTCATAGCGAACGGATGTGGACTTGCCTCTTTGTGGCGCAACTGGAGGAAACTGGGGAACGTCAATGTCTTCATCCTCAACCTGGGAATTGCAGATATTTTGTATCTGCTCATGCTTCCTTTTCTGATCGCTTACTACCTTAATGAGAGAAGATGGATCTTTGGAGAAGCTTTCTGCAAGGTGACAAGGTTCTGCTTCAATTTGAATTTATACTGCAGCATCGGGTTTCTCACCTGTATCAGTGTGTACCGTTACCTGGCCATCGTCCATCCGATGAAAGTGATGGGGAGAATAACTGTGACTCATTCGGTTATCATCTCAGCCATTGTTTGGACTTTAGTGTGTCTTCAAAGCCTACCAGACATGTTCTTCcccaaaaactcagaaaacaagACTTTACAATGTGTTGATACAACCATGACTGAGCATGTTGATGTTTACCTGCAGTACAGCTTCATCTGGACAGTCATTGGATTCTGCATCCCGTCTCTCATCACGGTGGCCTGCTACGGACATGTGATCGTCCTCCTCTGCTACAAGGATAATGTTGACAAAGTCCTGAAGCAAAGAAGCTTAAAACTATTAATCATCTTGATTCTTCTCTTCTCCATCTGCTACATCCCCTACCATGTGCTCAAGAACCTCAACCTCTGGTCAAGAGTTCTTTCCAAACAGGGAATATGCTACAAATGGTTTAATGGAGTCTACATCGCTCAACGCATATGTCGCGGTCTTGTTTGCCTAAACAGCGCTCTCAACCCTCTGGTTTATCTCCATGTAGACGAGGATATCTCTGCTCAGTTCAGGCAGTTGTGCCAGTGGACTCGGCAAGATGCAAATCAGCTCTCTGCAAACATCCAAACTCTTTCCTCAAGAACATTCAGGAATACACAAGCTAATTCCTGA